The proteins below are encoded in one region of Winogradskyella helgolandensis:
- the uvrA gene encoding excinuclease ABC subunit UvrA — MITTDLDVSPKENIIIKGAKLHNLKNIDVVIPRNKLVVITGLSGSGKSSLAFDTLYAEGQRRYVESLSSYARQFLGRLNKPKVDYIKGIAPAIAIEQKVNSTNPRSTVGTTTEIYDYLKLLFARIGKTYSPISGEEVKKHTVSDVINYISKFKEGTKLLLLAPIILEDGRTIENKLQTLQQQGYARIKVKDDVVRIDDALKQNIKSDKNLFLVVDRIVFKNEEDFLNRLADAVGTAFYEGVGTCIIESLSDKKQTVFNNKFELDGMSFLEPNAHLFSFNNPYGACPKCEGYGDVIGIDDDLVIPNTALSVFENAIFPWRGESMSWYRDQLVNNSHEFDFPIHKPYFQLSDEHKALIWKGNKYFEGLDDFFAELESKAYKIQNRVMLSRYRGKTKCSVCKGKRLRVEASYVKIDNATITDLVDLPIDELTVFFQKLELNDSDTKIAKRLLTEINTRLGFLSNVGLNYLTLNRKSNTLSGGESQRINLATSLGSSLVGSMYILDEPSIGLHPKDTERLIEVLKSLRDLGNTVIVVEHDEDIMKAADSIIDIGPEAGTLGGDVVAVGNFKEILKADTLTAKYLNGQLEIEVPKKRRTSKYNIEIVGARENNLKNVNVTFPLEMLTVITGVSGSGKSTLVKKILFPAIQKKLTGFSDKIGQVSEIKGDHSIIEHVEFVDQNPIGRSSRSNPVTYIKAYDDIRALFASQKLSNIRNYAAKHFSFNVDGGRCETCKGEGEVTIEMQFMADVHLTCDTCGGKRFKKEVLEVKFEGKSIDDILNLTIDDAIAFFKSHKQTKIQGKLQPLQDVGLGYVTLGQSSSTLSGGEAQRIKLATFLGKGSKSDNALFIFDEPTTGLHFHDIKKLLKSFQALISKGHSIIVIEHNIDLIKCADYIIDLGPEGGKHGGQVVAAGTPEDIAKNKNSVTGKYLKEKL, encoded by the coding sequence ATGATTACTACTGATTTAGACGTTAGCCCAAAAGAAAACATCATTATAAAAGGTGCAAAATTGCACAACCTTAAAAATATTGATGTGGTTATTCCTCGTAATAAACTAGTGGTAATTACGGGATTATCAGGTTCTGGAAAGTCGAGTTTAGCCTTTGACACCTTATATGCTGAAGGTCAAAGACGCTATGTTGAAAGCTTGAGTAGTTACGCACGTCAGTTTTTAGGTCGACTCAATAAACCCAAAGTAGATTACATTAAAGGAATTGCTCCAGCTATTGCTATTGAGCAAAAGGTAAATTCAACCAATCCACGTTCCACAGTTGGTACAACGACAGAAATTTACGATTATCTAAAATTATTATTTGCGCGTATTGGAAAGACCTACTCTCCTATTTCAGGCGAAGAAGTAAAAAAGCATACGGTTTCTGATGTCATTAATTATATTTCAAAATTTAAGGAAGGCACCAAATTATTACTCTTAGCTCCTATTATATTAGAAGACGGACGAACCATTGAAAACAAACTTCAAACGCTACAACAACAAGGTTATGCGCGTATAAAAGTAAAAGACGATGTTGTTAGAATAGATGACGCCTTAAAACAAAATATTAAATCAGATAAAAATCTATTCTTAGTAGTCGATAGAATTGTATTTAAAAATGAAGAAGATTTTCTCAATCGTTTGGCAGATGCTGTAGGAACTGCTTTTTATGAAGGTGTTGGTACTTGTATTATAGAATCACTTTCCGATAAAAAACAAACCGTATTTAATAATAAGTTTGAATTAGACGGCATGTCTTTTTTAGAACCTAATGCACACTTATTTAGCTTCAATAATCCTTATGGAGCTTGCCCTAAATGTGAAGGTTATGGAGATGTGATTGGAATCGATGATGATTTAGTAATTCCTAATACCGCTTTATCTGTTTTTGAAAATGCCATTTTCCCTTGGAGAGGTGAAAGTATGAGCTGGTACAGAGATCAGTTGGTTAACAATTCTCATGAATTTGATTTCCCTATTCACAAACCTTATTTTCAATTAAGTGATGAACACAAAGCACTTATTTGGAAGGGCAATAAATACTTTGAAGGTTTAGATGATTTCTTTGCAGAATTAGAATCTAAAGCGTATAAAATTCAGAATCGCGTGATGTTATCGCGTTATCGTGGTAAAACAAAATGCAGCGTTTGTAAAGGAAAGCGCTTGCGTGTGGAAGCTAGTTATGTAAAAATTGATAATGCTACTATTACAGATTTAGTCGATTTACCTATAGACGAATTAACTGTGTTTTTTCAAAAATTGGAGTTAAACGACAGTGATACTAAAATCGCCAAACGTCTCTTAACTGAAATTAATACACGACTAGGTTTTTTATCTAATGTTGGATTAAATTATTTAACCTTAAACAGAAAATCGAATACCCTTTCTGGTGGAGAAAGTCAACGTATAAACTTGGCGACCTCTTTAGGAAGTAGCTTAGTTGGTTCCATGTATATTTTAGATGAACCTAGTATTGGCTTGCATCCTAAAGATACTGAACGTTTAATTGAGGTTTTAAAATCTTTACGTGATTTAGGAAACACGGTTATTGTGGTTGAGCACGACGAAGACATTATGAAAGCTGCAGATTCTATTATAGATATCGGACCAGAAGCCGGAACTTTAGGTGGAGACGTTGTTGCTGTTGGAAATTTTAAAGAAATTTTAAAGGCAGATACACTCACCGCTAAATACCTAAATGGTCAATTAGAAATTGAAGTCCCTAAAAAACGAAGAACTTCAAAATATAATATCGAAATTGTTGGTGCTCGTGAAAACAATTTAAAAAATGTAAATGTTACATTTCCGTTAGAAATGTTAACGGTTATTACCGGAGTTTCTGGAAGTGGAAAAAGCACCTTGGTTAAAAAGATTCTTTTTCCTGCCATACAAAAGAAATTGACAGGATTTAGTGATAAAATAGGACAAGTATCAGAAATAAAAGGCGATCATAGTATTATTGAGCATGTCGAATTTGTAGATCAGAATCCGATTGGTCGTTCTTCGCGTTCCAATCCTGTGACTTATATTAAGGCTTATGATGATATCAGAGCATTATTTGCCTCACAAAAATTAAGCAACATAAGAAATTATGCGGCCAAGCATTTTAGTTTTAATGTCGATGGTGGCCGTTGTGAAACATGTAAAGGAGAAGGAGAAGTTACTATCGAAATGCAGTTTATGGCAGATGTCCATTTAACTTGCGATACTTGTGGCGGCAAACGCTTTAAAAAAGAAGTCTTAGAAGTTAAGTTTGAGGGTAAGTCTATCGATGATATTTTAAATCTTACCATTGATGATGCTATAGCTTTTTTCAAAAGCCATAAGCAAACTAAAATTCAAGGAAAGTTGCAACCGCTTCAAGATGTTGGTTTGGGTTATGTCACTTTAGGACAATCCTCTTCTACCCTTTCTGGTGGTGAAGCGCAACGTATTAAGCTCGCTACATTTTTAGGAAAAGGAAGTAAAAGTGATAATGCGCTTTTCATATTCGATGAACCTACAACCGGACTTCATTTTCACGATATTAAGAAGTTATTGAAATCGTTTCAAGCATTAATCTCCAAAGGCCATTCAATAATTGTAATTGAACACAATATTGATTTGATTAAATGTGCCGATTATATTATAGACTTGGGTCCAGAAGGAGGAAAACATGGCGGACAAGTCGTTGCTGCTGGTACACCTGAAGACATCGCAAAAAACAAAAACTCAGTAACAGGAAAATATTTAAAAGAGAAATTATAG
- a CDS encoding RNA polymerase sigma factor — MKNELIQDAALVSNYINGDESALSVLIERHKQKIYSFIYSKVYDRDVTEDVFQDTFIKVIKNLKRGKYNEEGKFLPWVMRIAHNLVIDHFRKNSRMPKFDNAGEFSIFSVLSDSTLNAEKVLIKDQVESDVRRIIEELPEDQKQVLLMRMYQDMSFKEISERTGVSINTALGRMRYALINMRKVIEQNNIILTN, encoded by the coding sequence ATGAAAAACGAACTTATCCAAGACGCAGCGTTGGTTAGCAACTACATTAACGGAGACGAGAGTGCACTTTCAGTTTTAATAGAAAGGCATAAGCAAAAAATTTACAGTTTTATTTATTCTAAAGTCTATGATAGAGATGTTACTGAAGATGTTTTTCAGGATACGTTTATCAAGGTTATTAAGAATTTAAAACGTGGTAAATATAATGAAGAAGGTAAATTTTTACCTTGGGTTATGCGTATTGCTCACAATTTGGTAATTGACCATTTTAGAAAAAATAGTCGTATGCCTAAATTTGATAATGCAGGAGAGTTTAGTATTTTTTCTGTACTAAGTGATTCTACTTTAAATGCGGAGAAAGTACTTATAAAAGACCAGGTAGAATCTGATGTAAGACGTATTATTGAAGAATTACCAGAAGATCAAAAACAAGTACTTTTAATGCGCATGTATCAAGATATGAGTTTTAAAGAAATTTCAGAACGAACAGGTGTTAGTATAAATACGGCTTTAGGTAGAATGCGTTATGCACTTATTAATATGCGTAAGGTAATTGAACAAAATAACATCATTTTAACTAATTAA
- a CDS encoding endonuclease III domain-containing protein has protein sequence MTKQEKVNFVINTLYKLYPEIPVPLDHKDPYTLLIAVLMSAQSTDVRVNKITPLLFERADNPYDMIKLSVEEIREIIKPVGLSPMKSKGIHGLSQILIDKHNGEVPKTYEDLEELPAVGHKTAAVVLSQAFGIPAFPVDTHIHRLMYRWNLTNGKNVVQTEKDAKRIFPEELWNDLHLQIIWYGRQYSPARGWDLEKDIITKTIGRKSVLDEYYKKKNKK, from the coding sequence TACATTGTATAAATTATATCCTGAAATTCCGGTGCCATTAGACCATAAGGATCCTTATACCTTGTTAATTGCCGTTTTAATGTCTGCACAAAGTACTGATGTACGAGTTAATAAAATTACTCCATTGTTATTTGAACGTGCGGACAATCCGTATGACATGATTAAATTAAGTGTCGAAGAAATTAGAGAGATCATCAAACCTGTTGGCTTATCGCCCATGAAAAGTAAAGGCATCCATGGTTTGTCTCAAATTTTAATTGACAAGCATAATGGAGAAGTTCCTAAAACTTATGAAGATTTAGAAGAATTACCAGCGGTTGGACATAAAACGGCTGCTGTAGTTTTATCACAAGCTTTTGGTATACCTGCATTTCCTGTAGATACGCATATTCATCGCTTAATGTACCGTTGGAATTTAACCAATGGCAAAAACGTGGTACAGACCGAAAAAGATGCCAAACGTATCTTTCCTGAAGAACTTTGGAATGATTTACATCTTCAAATTATATGGTATGGCAGGCAATATTCACCTGCTCGTGGTTGGGATTTAGAGAAAGATATAATCACCAAAACTATTGGCAGAAAATCAGTTTTAGACGAATATTATAAAAAGAAGAATAAGAAATAA